A window from Neobacillus sp. PS3-40 encodes these proteins:
- a CDS encoding YhgE/Pip domain-containing protein, translating into MKNILLKAELRAIFTNKKLIPIIAVLFVPVLYAGMFLWAFWDPYSKMDKLPVAVVNSDAGANFDGDNLKIGNDLVEKLKNGKNFNFHIVGKKDGYQGLKDEKYYMLIEIPKDFSKNATTLLDHDPKKLKMIYVPNEGYNFLSAQIGKTATEEIKTAVAQNVTETYAETMFSKVKELANGIEKASDGAEKLNDGAVKLKNGAKDLKNGLAKLAGKSIEFDNGMQKAESGAKKLAAGSDQLSNGLETLTQKLIGFNNGMQTANSGAGVVAGGSKSLADGLGQLLNGHKKLENASGLLADGSKQVGDNLKKADKGIQLMNSRMPQLVKGTADLYTGAGNLSGGLNQWQKGVNTAVTGAEQINQGITSLKQQLESVMQSPAFAALPDEQKAALSKGLQDLKTESANLKVGTKSLHDSAGQLAIGASTIAEKLGELNQGQTAMQQGMAELAKGSPQLVAGANRLAAGEGNFVAGMQLFGQKFAEAKVGGNQLTAGSSSLASGMSQLASGSSAIVSGTGLLSNGSKNLHKGAFDLSKGMEQLATGSNALTSGAGQLANGSQQLGDGMNDLSKGSNELASKLADGSKEASKVHADKKTYNMMADPVKLFNEKINKVPNYGTGFSPYFISLGLFVGALLISIVFPLRQPARIPSSGFNWFMGKILIISTIGIIQALVVDVLLLNGLGLLVQSTPRFILFTILTSLTFVTLIQFLVTAFGDAGRFVAIIVLILQLTTSAGTFPLELIPKALQHFNAILPMTYTVHGFKAVISDGNFVMMWKNSGVLLSFMALFMLCSIAYFTMRFRRDYKKVEVLEQVVEVLEQV; encoded by the coding sequence GTGAAGAACATTCTACTAAAAGCCGAATTAAGGGCGATATTTACAAATAAAAAATTAATTCCAATCATTGCTGTTTTGTTTGTCCCTGTTTTGTATGCCGGAATGTTCTTATGGGCATTCTGGGATCCTTACAGTAAAATGGATAAATTGCCAGTCGCTGTGGTTAACTCGGATGCAGGAGCAAATTTTGACGGAGATAATTTGAAGATTGGTAATGATCTTGTGGAAAAACTAAAAAATGGAAAGAATTTCAATTTCCATATCGTTGGAAAAAAAGATGGTTATCAAGGGCTTAAAGATGAAAAATATTATATGCTGATTGAGATTCCAAAGGATTTTTCAAAAAATGCAACTACGCTTCTTGATCATGATCCAAAAAAATTAAAGATGATTTATGTCCCAAACGAAGGTTACAACTTTTTGTCTGCTCAAATTGGGAAAACAGCCACGGAGGAAATTAAAACGGCTGTTGCCCAAAACGTAACAGAGACTTATGCTGAAACGATGTTCTCGAAAGTGAAGGAGCTTGCGAACGGAATTGAAAAAGCTAGTGATGGGGCAGAAAAGCTAAACGATGGTGCTGTTAAGTTAAAAAATGGAGCAAAGGATTTAAAAAACGGACTGGCAAAACTGGCAGGAAAATCAATTGAATTTGATAATGGGATGCAGAAAGCTGAGTCCGGAGCAAAAAAACTTGCTGCAGGCTCTGATCAACTAAGCAATGGTTTAGAAACACTCACACAAAAATTAATAGGATTTAATAATGGCATGCAGACAGCTAATTCGGGAGCAGGTGTGGTTGCCGGCGGTTCGAAAAGTTTAGCTGATGGCCTTGGCCAATTACTGAATGGTCATAAGAAGTTAGAGAATGCATCTGGCCTTTTAGCTGATGGAAGTAAACAAGTAGGGGATAATTTGAAAAAAGCAGATAAGGGAATTCAGTTAATGAATAGCCGGATGCCTCAATTGGTTAAAGGGACGGCTGATTTATATACTGGTGCTGGAAATCTGTCAGGGGGCTTAAATCAATGGCAGAAAGGGGTAAATACCGCAGTAACAGGTGCCGAGCAAATTAATCAAGGAATTACATCCTTAAAACAACAACTGGAATCTGTGATGCAGTCACCTGCTTTCGCCGCATTGCCTGATGAACAAAAAGCGGCCTTGTCTAAAGGGCTGCAGGATTTGAAAACCGAAAGTGCTAATTTAAAGGTTGGGACAAAAAGTTTACATGATTCTGCCGGACAGCTTGCAATCGGCGCCTCAACCATTGCCGAAAAGTTAGGTGAGCTCAATCAAGGGCAAACCGCAATGCAGCAAGGGATGGCTGAACTAGCAAAGGGGAGTCCACAGCTGGTTGCCGGTGCTAATCGACTTGCTGCCGGTGAAGGAAACTTTGTTGCAGGAATGCAGCTATTTGGGCAGAAGTTTGCCGAAGCAAAAGTCGGTGGAAATCAATTAACAGCTGGAAGCAGTAGTTTAGCAAGTGGTATGTCTCAGTTAGCCAGCGGTTCGAGTGCGATTGTTTCTGGGACTGGACTATTGTCGAATGGTTCTAAGAATCTGCATAAAGGTGCTTTTGACTTGTCAAAAGGAATGGAACAGCTAGCAACTGGTTCTAATGCTTTAACTTCAGGAGCGGGACAGTTAGCCAATGGTTCGCAGCAATTAGGTGATGGAATGAATGATTTGTCTAAAGGTTCAAATGAACTTGCCAGTAAATTGGCTGATGGTTCAAAAGAGGCATCAAAAGTTCATGCAGATAAGAAAACTTATAATATGATGGCTGATCCTGTAAAACTATTTAATGAAAAAATCAATAAGGTTCCCAACTATGGAACAGGTTTTTCACCCTACTTCATTTCATTAGGACTGTTTGTAGGGGCATTATTAATCTCGATTGTCTTTCCACTGCGTCAGCCAGCTAGGATACCTTCTAGTGGTTTTAATTGGTTTATGGGAAAAATATTAATCATCTCGACTATTGGAATCATTCAAGCCTTAGTTGTAGATGTACTTTTGCTAAATGGATTAGGCTTACTCGTACAAAGTACACCAAGATTTATCTTGTTTACCATCCTGACGAGTTTGACCTTTGTTACACTCATTCAGTTTCTGGTTACTGCATTTGGGGATGCGGGGCGTTTTGTGGCAATTATTGTGTTGATTTTGCAATTAACAACAAGTGCCGGTACATTCCCGCTTGAACTAATTCCAAAGGCCCTTCAGCATTTTAATGCCATTCTGCCAATGACCTATACTGTTCATGGATTTAAAGCTGTCATTTCAGACGGTAATTTTGTAATGATGTGGAAAAATTCCGGAGTACTTCTTTCCTTTATGGCACTGTTCATGTTATGTTCAATTGCGTACTTTACTATGCGGTTTCGACGCGATTATAAAAAGGTTGAAGTTTTAGAGCAAGTAGTTGAAGTTTTAGAGCAAGTGTAG
- a CDS encoding TetR/AcrR family transcriptional regulator, which produces MVIDRRQKIIDATIHSFSIFGYKATTMDQIAKLASVGKGTIYTFFQSKEELLDEIITALITEMKEEAEKVFNPEVSFINNLHNALYRILEFRLQNQLTIKLIQEEREMGTKPILESMEKLEQEIVHYISQKIKTALNNEKVNECNPDLTAFIMLKLYIALIFDWEKHYNPLQKGEILKVFEMSIFHGLSK; this is translated from the coding sequence ATGGTAATTGATCGAAGACAAAAAATTATTGACGCTACCATCCATTCCTTTTCAATCTTTGGTTACAAGGCAACAACAATGGATCAGATAGCAAAACTGGCCAGTGTAGGCAAGGGTACAATTTATACTTTTTTCCAAAGTAAAGAAGAGCTGCTTGATGAGATTATCACAGCGCTGATAACAGAAATGAAAGAGGAGGCGGAAAAAGTCTTTAATCCGGAAGTATCCTTCATCAATAATCTTCATAATGCCCTTTATCGAATTCTTGAATTTAGATTACAGAACCAATTGACCATTAAATTAATTCAAGAAGAAAGAGAAATGGGAACGAAACCTATTTTGGAGAGTATGGAAAAACTTGAACAAGAAATTGTTCACTATATTTCACAAAAGATAAAAACCGCACTCAATAATGAAAAAGTCAATGAATGTAATCCAGATCTAACGGCATTTATCATGTTAAAATTGTACATTGCACTTATTTTTGATTGGGAAAAACACTATAATCCATTACAAAAAGGAGAAATTTTAAAAGTTTTTGAGATGAGTATTTTTCATGGATTATCTAAATAG
- the aspA gene encoding aspartate ammonia-lyase, protein MLITKSQLRTEKDFLGPKEVPDEAYYGVQTLRAVENFPITGYRIHEELIKAMGIVKKAAALANMEVKCLYSGIGEAIVKASEELMEGQWHDQIIVDPIQGGAGTSINMNVNEVLANRAIELLGKEKGDYSHCSPNSHVNMSQSTNDAFPTAIHIAVLKLLEKLLITMEEMLTVFQQKAQEFNPIIKMGRTHLQDAVPIRLGQEFEAYSRVIERDIKRIKQSRQHLYELNMGATAVGTGLNADPRYIEKVVEHLKDITGLPLVGAEHLVDATQNTDAYTEVSAALKVCMMNMSKIANDLRLMASGPRAGLGEITLPARQPGSSIMPGKINPVLPEVINQVAFQVIGNDHTICLASEAGQLELNVMEPVLVFNLLQSISIMNNAFRTFTDNCLKGIKANEEKLKEYVEKSAGVITAVNPHIGYEVAARIAREAILSGAPIRELCLKYDVLTEEELNLILDPYEMTHPGIAGAVLLERD, encoded by the coding sequence CATGAAGAATTAATTAAGGCAATGGGCATTGTGAAAAAAGCAGCCGCACTTGCAAATATGGAAGTAAAATGCCTCTATTCCGGAATTGGAGAAGCAATAGTTAAGGCTTCAGAAGAATTAATGGAAGGGCAATGGCACGATCAAATCATTGTTGACCCTATTCAAGGTGGGGCAGGAACCTCGATTAATATGAATGTTAACGAAGTACTTGCCAACCGAGCGATTGAATTACTTGGAAAAGAAAAAGGGGACTATTCCCATTGTAGTCCAAATTCTCATGTCAATATGTCACAATCTACTAATGATGCATTTCCCACAGCCATTCATATAGCTGTTCTGAAGCTTTTAGAAAAATTGTTAATAACCATGGAAGAAATGCTTACAGTTTTTCAGCAAAAGGCTCAAGAATTTAATCCTATTATTAAAATGGGGCGCACCCATCTTCAGGATGCTGTTCCAATTCGACTTGGTCAAGAATTTGAAGCATATAGCCGTGTAATCGAACGTGATATTAAGCGGATTAAACAATCACGCCAGCATTTATATGAATTGAACATGGGGGCCACGGCGGTCGGAACTGGATTAAATGCCGATCCCCGTTATATTGAAAAAGTAGTAGAACATCTTAAAGATATCACCGGTCTTCCACTAGTGGGAGCTGAGCATCTTGTGGATGCTACACAAAATACAGATGCTTACACAGAGGTATCTGCAGCATTGAAGGTTTGCATGATGAACATGTCCAAAATTGCGAATGACCTGCGACTAATGGCCTCGGGCCCAAGAGCAGGTTTGGGTGAAATTACATTACCAGCTAGGCAGCCGGGTTCTTCCATTATGCCTGGTAAAATAAATCCAGTTTTGCCGGAAGTGATTAATCAGGTGGCATTCCAAGTAATTGGCAATGACCATACGATTTGCCTTGCATCAGAAGCAGGTCAGCTTGAACTGAATGTCATGGAGCCCGTGCTGGTATTTAATCTGCTGCAATCCATCAGCATTATGAATAACGCTTTCCGCACTTTTACTGACAATTGTTTAAAAGGAATAAAAGCAAATGAAGAGAAATTGAAAGAGTACGTTGAAAAGAGTGCTGGAGTCATTACTGCGGTTAACCCTCATATTGGATACGAAGTAGCAGCTCGGATTGCAAGAGAGGCTATTTTAAGCGGTGCGCCAATTCGGGAACTATGTTTAAAATACGATGTATTGACAGAAGAAGAACTAAATTTGATACTTGATCCGTATGAAATGACGCATCCTGGAATTGCAGGTGCTGTATTGTTGGAAAGAGATTAA
- a CDS encoding polysaccharide deacetylase family protein, with protein sequence MSVYHRKVLELLAIEKSNEKTYLRIKLELELEIELFWEIDSDTAENLIAISEFDGNHKCRLSLHTTLDMVKKQYISLLTRTYRDKSARIYFTCSVDYKNDLDSIKNIQSVNDINYLPFLSKNLSVIDKNKTEQINEQNEVVIPKGYKLPLKWVSVAIISVIFIILFGYSTNISINDTTIAKAAGKTAEAHLVKRKTVVTPVTKLVKDDYIQSRLPYIELDDFITYSIPEGYVSLTFDDGPSKYTTKIVDILKQYKAGGTFFFIGINVQKHPDYVRYAHSNGYTIGSHSMNHVKMSNLSYEKQKDEFIQSTKAIENITNEKVVLFRPPYEDLNEQTKDVIHDYHDKMILWNKDPLDWKTRDADKIFNYVRNTKSSGSIILLHESQAVIDALPRIIERLQEQNLKIVNLQ encoded by the coding sequence ATGTCAGTCTACCACAGAAAAGTACTTGAACTATTAGCTATTGAAAAGAGCAACGAAAAAACATATTTACGGATAAAATTAGAACTTGAATTAGAAATTGAACTGTTTTGGGAAATTGACAGTGATACTGCTGAAAATTTAATAGCAATATCTGAATTTGATGGAAACCATAAATGCAGATTATCGTTACATACAACATTGGACATGGTAAAAAAACAATATATAAGTTTACTTACAAGAACATACCGCGATAAAAGTGCTCGAATTTATTTTACTTGTTCAGTGGACTACAAAAACGATTTAGACTCGATTAAAAACATCCAAAGTGTTAATGATATAAATTACTTACCATTTTTATCCAAAAATCTATCGGTAATTGATAAAAATAAAACGGAACAGATAAATGAGCAAAATGAAGTAGTAATTCCAAAAGGCTACAAGCTTCCATTAAAATGGGTAAGTGTTGCTATAATTAGTGTTATCTTTATCATACTGTTTGGATATTCAACTAATATTTCAATCAATGATACCACTATTGCCAAGGCAGCTGGTAAAACTGCCGAAGCCCATTTAGTAAAGAGAAAAACCGTTGTTACACCAGTTACTAAATTAGTAAAAGATGATTATATTCAATCAAGGCTCCCCTATATAGAACTCGATGACTTCATAACATACAGTATTCCAGAAGGCTACGTGTCCCTTACATTTGATGATGGCCCTTCTAAATATACAACGAAGATTGTCGATATATTAAAGCAATACAAGGCTGGTGGTACTTTTTTCTTTATAGGAATCAATGTACAAAAACATCCTGACTATGTTCGATATGCTCATTCAAATGGATATACGATTGGTAGCCATTCTATGAACCATGTAAAAATGTCAAACCTCTCCTATGAAAAACAAAAAGATGAATTCATACAATCTACTAAAGCAATAGAGAATATTACGAATGAAAAGGTAGTCCTCTTCAGGCCACCTTATGAAGATTTAAATGAACAGACAAAGGATGTAATCCATGATTACCATGACAAAATGATACTTTGGAATAAGGATCCGCTGGATTGGAAAACTCGTGATGCAGATAAAATCTTTAATTATGTTCGTAACACGAAATCCTCCGGTTCCATAATCCTTTTGCATGAATCCCAAGCTGTTATTGATGCTTTACCAAGAATAATTGAGCGCTTGCAAGAGCAGAATTTAAAAATTGTCAATTTGCAGTAA